The following nucleotide sequence is from Triticum dicoccoides isolate Atlit2015 ecotype Zavitan chromosome 7B, WEW_v2.0, whole genome shotgun sequence.
aaggcatatAAACATCAAGCAAATACCTCAAAAtaaagatgcaacatgataatatgaaactacatgcaaaatcaagcaagtttcatatagagcacattcaaaacggagcaacggttcaaacacaCACCCCATACAAGTttgaaggacaagctgtccaaaacagcgacaaggcatattgcaagcatcaaaacaacatgctacagcaccacaatataataacaaaaaggcatgggcatgatgtacaagtaaagcattacaaaacatgaacactgagctatctccagaaatcactagaacatgctcaaacacacatgataagattgcaagttataacaatttcagactctgcagaaaataacatcacgatgcaatgtttagagctatcaaacaacatgttacaggaacttataatgacaaacaaagacatggcatgaatctactaaatgcatagatcaaaagtcccttagtgaccataagttaAAAAGGACGAGAAAATATAATGACACCcatataaacatagcaagttataatacagattcaaacatggcagaaaccgaATTataaaggcatgtagatgagcttgtaccaatcactacagagcaatacatagcATGACAAGGCACCCAACagcaagaagacatatttgtgaagctaagcatggcaatagcaaggtcataggatgcatggaacactagcaaaacacatgggaacaaatgaacttaatgttaacaggctgacagcaacattatgaagcaactttagagcaagattacaacaagctacaacaacctataaatacaaccaggggcatggatggttagaggatgacatgtagatcaaaacatatttagagcacatctccagattatgcatagaatgattagtagcaacatgtttatatagcatcacgaaataacagattcagcctagcaaaacagcaacatcatgtacactacttaacaagctcgattcgctcaccacaagtcattgcataacaagataagcatagcatcatcaagaagacatgtttgtgaaacaaaccaagtcaagaacaagtccatagcatgcaaggatcaactatagcaagcttggccaaattgaataacatgtaaacaatctgccaggaaacattttgaagcaaaagtagagcacgaaaatgacatgctagactactccataattgcaataaagggcatgaatggatagacaattcaaaacacccttactgaagtatctcaaaatatgcattgaTCTATCTGtaacatcatgtttacatggcatcaaaataacagcagaacaggaactaaaatcagcaacatcacgatgcctagtttgcatgcttgtgctagtcaccacattaatcacaaaaatacatgataagcacctctataaaaaagacgtggcatagttcaaaacacatgtagacatcaacctcataggatgcacacatcaatcatggcaaaaatgacaaaagagctcgttctgttaacagacagcagaaacattatgaagcacacttacaacgatgattcaggcatcaagatgacctcaaataaatatgatgcaatggaatgaaatgatgtactcgtcgagacgaacaatttgatatattacacgcacaaaacgaagctacggatACAGAGacacggcatgacgaacatggcatgataatattAGCAGATTCGGGGACTTAGGCAAATTATAcctccgggaaaagtcaacccgggacgaggagatcccggGACGGAGCAGATCCAGGACGGGGCACGCGCTGTTTGGATCGCGGtggtggtggatctcgtccacctttcggatccggccggagctccggcgaggtgaACTCCGACGAGTGGCACGGGGCGCGGAGGAGGCCGGAGGGAGGCGCGATCGCCGAAGGAGGCGCGCACCGGCGCGGTGCAGGGCGCGGCGGGGCCGGAAGGCGACCGGCAAGGGGCTGCGCGGCGAGCGGCGCGCCATGGCGGGGCGGCGACGGTCGGCACAGCTCCGACGGAGCACGGGAGGCggggcgaggccggcggcggcgctcAGAGGCGGAGGAGCGCTCGGGCGCCCGGGCGCGGGAGGCGCGACGACCCGGCGACAAGGCAGCGAGGGACCGGgctgggaggcgcggcggcggcgcagccgGGCGGCGCGGGCCGGGCAGGCCCGATCCGGGTCCGCGGGCCGCgcgggtgggaggagagagagagggagccgcGGGTGATGACATGGCGGCGGGGGATTGGTTGAAGGCGGTGACGGAGCTGAGGTGGCGGCGCGTGATTCGCTGGGGTgaggtggctggcggcggtggacgtgtccggcagcgaggtggacatgtccggcgggcgagagggaggtttgatctagggttagaccgggattttCGGAGGGAggccatatatataggtggagggagctaggagagtccaaatgaggagcggtttttgcccacacggtcgtgatcgaacgaccgagagcatgaaggggagttaaatggattttgggccactttggaaggggtgttgggctgcaaagagagaggggctttacgattacccggttaaccgttggagtaccaaacgacctccaaatggcacgaaacttgacaggcggtctactggtgatgtaccaagaccgcttggcaagactcggtccattccaaaaaagtttaacacccgctgagagacaaaaggggaacgccggagggcatagaagcgccggattgcaaaacggacaacggggaaaaggctcggatgcatgagacgaacacgtatgcaaaataaaATACACATAATGACATAATAAAATGCAACAcgtaagcaaatgacatgacaatgacggcgaataactggcggacacctggcgcatcggaaccAAGTCGTTACATAAGGTGCCCTAAAAAACTAAATAAACTGGACCCGGCACGAAGTCTAATGCCCAAGGTCACCTCACTAGCTCATGCTTGGTTAAATTTATCATTTACTTGTATACAACAGATTGAGCAAAAAAttgtaataaaatccatttttcaaGCAGGCATGATAATGAAGGTTTGGGTTGGTAATTTGGGTGCAGTAAACCATGCACCTTGGTGAATCTTTACCTTGATGGAAGAAGTACGCCTTCTTTTTGAGCGACCTGGGTGTGGGTGTTCAGTTCTAGTCCCTTGCAGGTTCGGTCTTGAAACAAATTCACCCATAATATTCCTCGTCTCCCTCACCTACCAAGATACAATAATATTAGATGGAATGATATTCATACGTTGAAGCTACAGAAAGCTACAACTTCAAAACTCAAAAGGCACGAAAATTACCTCTAGCACAGAATCAATAACAAGGTCTTGTGGTGATGATGAATTTTGTTGAATTTGTAATTGGTTGACATCATGGTCGCCAACCTAGTTCCATGACACAAGAATGGTAAGCAAGCAATTATTTTATATTCTATCTTTGTGACATGAGTAAGAGTAACTATAGGCATAACCTTTTCATGTGAACGTGATAAATTATTATCCTCAGGAATGTCATGTTGCATAGGCGAGCGTGCCTGAACAGGTCCATTGCACTGGATTCTCTGCAAACTGAAATATTAATATGAAGGTTTCAAGTGACAAGCAATGATGTAGGCCTTTATTAACATTACCTTTGTTTTACCAAGCAGTACTAGTAACCGAGAAATACCATTATCATTTGATTGGAGGTTTTCCTACAGAACTAACAAATCTGAGTAAAATATTGATAGAAATGCATGCAAAGGGTGGGATAAAAAAGTCCTTTACCTCTTCTATGGCATTATTGACACAGCCTTCTTTGTTATTCATATCTTTAATAATCTGGTCTTGCTTTTTTATATGCTCTTTCATCTTTGCTATTTCCTCCCAAACATCATGTTCAACTTCATATGGTGATCCATCAGTTGTAGTCATATTGATGTTCTTTAGATACCGTGGCGTACGACCGTAGACTTGCTTAGGAGTTGGAACCAAACCCATGCCATGCACTTGTCCAACCTTTTCTTTCCCTAACACTTCCTGCAGGGCATCACCTTCCCATGCGACTCTTCCATTCAAATTTTGTGCCAACTCTGGTCGTTCGGTTATTAGACTCTCCAATCGATCCTATAAGAAAAGAATCATGCATACACTAGTTAGATTGAACCATAACTTGATCCCGAGAACAATTAGACAATTTCTATATTAATTGCCTACCAGGCGCTTATTTCTATCTTTATTTTTAGCATTAGCATCgtccttcttcttgtgagttgctaAATAAACCTTTGATCTGTGTGGTCGTTTCTTTTCAGGATCAGCTTGCCTCTACAAAACAAAAACAGCACCCATATGACAAAAGAGACACAGAAAAACACTTCAGGAATCAAGATTACTCACCATGTCTTCACCCCAACAAGCATAACTCTTTGTGCCAACATTATGTGGGTCCTTCACGAGGGAACGGCTAATTATGTTCTTCTCAGCAAGGGCCTGTTATGATGCAATCATATCGTAAATGCAACTTTATAGATAAGCCCGAGAACTCACATTTAAATGTGAAAACAGGAAAGTAGAGTATCTCATTCATTACCCTTCCTTTTTTGGACTTCCAATATTTAACAAGCCCACGCCAttgatcattgtccacatcttctgGACAGAGCTTATACAAAGCCTTTCGCTTGATGTTTGGATTTTTTTCAATGGCGGGATTGAAGAAAGCATCTTTCAAACTACACTTAAATTTCCTCCAGTCTCTTCCAATTGATTTGAGTATCCATTTTTCACATGATCGAGGATACACGAACTTTGTCTAAAAGTACAAAATAAAGAATGGATGTAAATAGACATGCAGACCACACTACATCTCGTGTGGACAAATTAGATATAAATAGAAAGGCAGCAAATAacatattttgttttcttgttAATTGTGAAGTACCTGTACGCACTGCAATATTGTTTCCTCACCACTATTCTTTTTGATATGACACCAATCAATTATGTTTAGTGGGCAAAATCCCCCATTTCTAGCAATCGTGCCCAGAAACTTCCCCAAGATTGCACCTTCCTCTCCTATAGGCTGGCTATCTTCATTGCATTTTACAACTATTCTTTGCCCCTTTGGCATGTTCCAGACAATTGGCAAGCTTGTTCTCT
It contains:
- the LOC119339403 gene encoding uncharacterized protein LOC119339403, with the translated sequence MFRDGSQLLPLMLVALLSHAGCSLHGKACGNDTILVETTDQERICQPIAVVHNNTIAFIVQGSSYLVHIYDEGLVMKMLSEPEIVKAVHLYVSKEKADDHIAPPSKQIDIAPSNHPNESVLLQDDGVSAEGAGQLIMQGPQRPLRRSKRLNVIQVTDQCDDEDGDCNNGEQFPPGHESQALVDEEGQVYNQDNEVRKRKRTSLPIVWNMPKGQRIVVKCNEDSQPIGEEGAILGKFLGTIARNGGFCPLNIIDWCHIKKNSGEETILQCVQTKFVYPRSCEKWILKSIGRDWRKFKCSLKDAFFNPAIEKNPNIKRKALYKLCPEDVDNDQWRGLVKYWKSKKGRALAEKNIISRSLVKDPHNVGTKSYACWGEDMRQADPEKKRPHRSKVYLATHKKKDDANAKNKDRNKRLDRLESLITERPELAQNLNGRVAWEGDALQEVLGKEKVGQVHGMGLVPTPKQVYGRTPRYLKNINMTTTDGSPYEVEHDVWEEIAKMKEHIKKQDQIIKDMNNKEGCVNNAIEEENLQSNDNGISRLLVLLGKTKRIQCNGPVQARSPMQHDIPEDNNLSRSHEKVGDHDVNQLQIQQNSSSPQDLVIDSVLEVRETRNIMGEFVSRPNLQGTRTEHPHPGRSKRRRTSSIKAAFKVVLKTSTYPNKRNVAYGTIRSTDPRTKAGGIELGAEFALVRIDEPILDNEELVREVSDCKTIGEAFTLGYLIAWPSAFIREKDS